A single region of the Aurantiacibacter sp. MUD11 genome encodes:
- the ypfJ gene encoding KPN_02809 family neutral zinc metallopeptidase gives MRLNPFNPGSINVRRGGSGGGGMPGGKLGCGGIAIVVIAALVFGVDPAQMLGTMEQMNAGAAQQPAYSSESAMEICDDNQYSMETCNALGSLNQTWARRFQEAGVGNRFQQPTLTFIEGNSVNSGCGTASAGVGPFYCPADQGIYIHTGFYDQLAQMAGNGGDFARLYVVAHEYGHHIQNISGLAGQIRSAQQQNPRASNQLQVRMELHADCLAGVWAGRNRNLIEPGDFEEGMEAAAAIGDDRLTGGRVSSENFTHGTSRQRMEALRMGMETGDDNRCTNTYFQA, from the coding sequence GTGCGGCTCAATCCATTCAATCCCGGCAGCATCAACGTGCGACGCGGCGGCAGCGGAGGCGGCGGGATGCCCGGTGGAAAACTGGGCTGCGGCGGTATCGCCATCGTCGTGATCGCGGCGCTGGTGTTCGGCGTGGACCCGGCACAGATGCTTGGCACGATGGAGCAGATGAACGCAGGCGCGGCACAGCAGCCCGCCTACTCCAGCGAAAGCGCGATGGAGATCTGCGACGACAACCAGTACTCGATGGAAACCTGCAACGCGCTGGGTTCGCTCAACCAGACCTGGGCGCGGCGTTTCCAGGAGGCTGGCGTGGGCAATCGCTTCCAGCAGCCGACCCTGACCTTCATCGAAGGCAATTCGGTCAATTCGGGCTGCGGCACCGCTTCGGCCGGCGTCGGCCCGTTCTACTGCCCGGCTGACCAGGGCATCTACATCCACACCGGCTTCTACGACCAGCTGGCGCAGATGGCCGGCAACGGCGGCGATTTCGCGCGGCTCTATGTCGTGGCGCACGAATACGGCCACCACATCCAGAACATTTCCGGCCTCGCCGGGCAGATCCGCAGCGCGCAGCAGCAAAACCCGCGTGCCAGCAACCAGTTGCAGGTGCGCATGGAACTGCACGCCGACTGCCTTGCCGGGGTCTGGGCCGGCCGGAATCGGAACCTCATCGAGCCTGGGGATTTTGAAGAGGGTATGGAAGCTGCCGCCGCCATCGGCGACGATCGCCTGACCGGCGGACGCGTGAGCAGCGAAAACTTCACTCACGGCACCAGCCGCCAGCGCATGGAAGCGCTACGGATGGGCATGGAGACCGGCGATGACAATCGATGCACCAACACCTATTTCCAGGCCTAG
- a CDS encoding 3-hydroxybutyrate dehydrogenase, translated as MFLDGKTALVTGSTSGIGLGIARALRAEGASVVLNGFGDEAAIAKLCEELDARRINTDLTTVEGAEELMASAGKVDILVNNAGMQHVAPVEEFPVDKWNAIIALNLSAAFHTARLAVPQMKEQGWGRIINVASAHSLTASPFKSAYVAAKHGIAGLTKTLALELAQCGITANCISPGYVWTPLVENQIPDTMAARGMTREQVMNDVLLAKQPTKKFVQVEEVGAMAVFLCRDEAQNINGANLSVDGGWTAE; from the coding sequence ATGTTCCTTGACGGCAAGACTGCACTGGTAACCGGCTCGACCTCCGGGATCGGCCTCGGCATCGCGCGGGCGCTGCGGGCCGAAGGCGCCAGCGTGGTGCTGAACGGGTTCGGCGACGAGGCGGCAATCGCCAAGCTGTGCGAGGAACTGGACGCGCGCCGCATCAACACCGACCTCACCACCGTCGAAGGCGCCGAGGAACTGATGGCGAGCGCGGGCAAGGTCGACATTCTCGTCAACAATGCCGGGATGCAGCACGTTGCGCCGGTGGAGGAATTCCCGGTCGACAAGTGGAACGCGATCATCGCGCTCAACCTCTCCGCCGCCTTTCACACCGCGCGCCTCGCCGTGCCGCAGATGAAGGAGCAGGGTTGGGGCCGCATCATCAACGTCGCCAGCGCGCACTCGTTGACGGCCAGCCCGTTCAAGAGCGCCTATGTCGCCGCCAAGCACGGGATTGCGGGTCTTACCAAGACGCTGGCGCTGGAGCTGGCGCAATGCGGCATCACCGCCAACTGCATCAGCCCCGGCTACGTCTGGACCCCGCTGGTGGAGAACCAGATCCCCGACACCATGGCCGCCCGCGGCATGACCCGCGAGCAGGTGATGAACGACGTGCTGCTGGCCAAGCAGCCGACCAAGAAGTTCGTCCAGGTGGAGGAAGTGGGCGCCATGGCCGTGTTCCTGTGCCGTGACGAAGCGCAGAACATCAACGGCGCGAACCTCTCCGTCGATGGCGGCTGGACGGCGGAGTAG
- the guaB gene encoding IMP dehydrogenase, whose translation MAQTTDIQTGLTFDDVLLKPAESDILPSQASTKTQLTKGIALNIPVLSAAMDTVTESEMAIVMAQLGGIGVLHRNLTIEQQCAAVRMVKRFESGMVVNPITITPDATLGEAQAIMTQNKISGIPVTDNGGKLVGILTNRDVRFADNPNQPVKELMTSENLATVSEGVTQAEARKILHQRRIEKLLVVDNDNRCVGLITVKDIEKAVLNPDATKDAGGRLRVAAASTVGDKGFERTEALIAAECDVVIIDTAHGHNKAVGEAVRRAKAISDKVQIVAGNIATAEAAKALIDAGADAIKVGIGPGSICTTRIVAGVGVPQLTAIMDAAGAAGDVPVIADGGLRTSGDAAKALAAGASTVMIGSLLAGTEEAPGETFLYQGRAYKAYRGMGSVGAMARGSADRYFQADIKDQMKLVPEGIEGQVPYKGPARDVVHQLVGGVKAAMGYTGSATIADLKTRAQFIRITNAGLSESHVHDVSITREAPNYPTR comes from the coding sequence ATGGCTCAAACAACCGACATTCAAACCGGACTGACTTTCGACGACGTGCTGCTCAAGCCCGCCGAAAGCGACATCCTGCCTTCGCAGGCTTCCACCAAGACGCAGCTGACCAAGGGCATCGCGCTCAACATCCCCGTATTGTCGGCGGCGATGGACACCGTCACCGAGAGCGAGATGGCGATCGTCATGGCGCAGTTGGGCGGCATCGGCGTGCTCCACCGTAACCTGACGATCGAGCAGCAGTGCGCTGCCGTGCGCATGGTGAAGCGCTTCGAAAGCGGCATGGTGGTCAACCCGATCACGATCACCCCTGACGCCACGCTGGGCGAGGCGCAGGCGATCATGACGCAGAACAAGATCAGCGGCATTCCTGTTACCGACAACGGCGGCAAGCTGGTGGGCATCCTCACCAACCGCGATGTGCGCTTTGCCGACAACCCGAACCAGCCGGTGAAGGAGCTGATGACAAGCGAGAACCTCGCCACGGTCAGCGAGGGGGTAACCCAGGCGGAAGCGCGCAAGATCCTGCACCAGCGCCGCATCGAGAAGCTGCTGGTGGTCGATAACGACAACCGCTGCGTCGGCCTGATCACGGTGAAGGACATCGAGAAGGCCGTGCTCAATCCCGATGCCACCAAGGACGCGGGTGGCCGCCTACGCGTGGCTGCGGCTAGCACCGTTGGCGACAAGGGCTTCGAGCGTACCGAGGCGCTGATCGCCGCCGAATGCGACGTGGTGATCATCGATACGGCGCACGGTCACAACAAGGCCGTGGGCGAAGCGGTGAGGCGGGCCAAGGCGATCTCTGACAAGGTGCAGATCGTCGCCGGCAACATCGCCACGGCGGAAGCGGCCAAGGCGCTGATTGATGCCGGTGCGGATGCGATCAAGGTGGGTATCGGCCCCGGTTCGATCTGCACCACGCGGATCGTCGCCGGTGTCGGCGTGCCGCAGTTGACGGCAATCATGGATGCTGCCGGTGCAGCGGGCGATGTGCCCGTCATCGCTGACGGCGGTCTGCGCACCTCTGGCGACGCGGCCAAGGCGCTGGCGGCCGGTGCCTCCACTGTCATGATCGGTAGCTTGCTTGCGGGTACCGAAGAAGCTCCGGGCGAGACCTTCCTGTACCAGGGCCGGGCCTACAAGGCCTATCGCGGCATGGGTAGCGTGGGTGCCATGGCGCGCGGTTCGGCTGACCGCTATTTCCAGGCTGACATCAAGGACCAGATGAAGCTGGTCCCCGAAGGCATCGAGGGCCAGGTTCCCTACAAGGGTCCGGCGCGTGACGTGGTGCACCAGCTGGTCGGCGGCGTGAAGGCGGCCATGGGTTACACCGGCAGCGCGACGATTGCCGACCTCAAGACCCGTGCCCAGTTCATCCGCATCACCAATGCCGGCCTGTCGGAAAGCCATGTCCACGATGTGAGCATCACCCGCGAGGCTCCCAATTACCCGACGCGCTAG
- a CDS encoding RsmB/NOP family class I SAM-dependent RNA methyltransferase, which produces MTPAARVQAAIEILDGVIAAARHNGAPADRLVAEWFRTHRFAGSKDKRAIREHVYDAIRACGPVPQTGRAAMLGLAEEQPELRELFDGSQYGPAAIGEGEEPAEGGVAPEWLEDRLIASDNSQDDAEALLGRAPLDVRINTLKTDTAPADLPEAGEPLPGVKGLRFPTGTQIAAWKAYEDGLIEVQDHGSQLACMAVGAQPGETVIDLCAGAGGKTLALAAAMANEGTLVAADTDRRRLSQLGPRAERAGARIAAEVLLDPGKELEALAEWEGKADRVLVDAPCSGTGTWRRNPEARWRLDERELSRLVKVQSHLLEIASKLVKPGGSITYVTCSLLDEEGAQQVEKFLAANPDWQAQDPGLPLGTARGPGVRLLPSRDGTDGFFIARIAKAC; this is translated from the coding sequence ATGACGCCCGCCGCGCGGGTCCAGGCCGCGATCGAGATCCTCGACGGCGTGATCGCCGCTGCCCGCCACAATGGCGCTCCGGCGGATCGGCTGGTGGCGGAGTGGTTCCGCACCCACCGCTTCGCCGGCTCGAAGGACAAGCGCGCCATTCGCGAGCACGTCTACGATGCCATCCGCGCCTGTGGCCCCGTGCCGCAGACGGGCAGGGCGGCCATGCTGGGCCTTGCCGAGGAACAGCCCGAACTGCGTGAGCTGTTCGACGGCTCGCAATACGGTCCGGCAGCCATCGGCGAAGGCGAGGAGCCTGCCGAGGGCGGAGTCGCGCCCGAATGGCTGGAAGACCGGCTGATCGCCTCCGACAACTCGCAGGACGATGCCGAGGCGCTGCTTGGCCGTGCCCCGCTGGACGTGCGCATCAACACGCTCAAGACCGACACTGCGCCCGCCGACCTTCCCGAAGCGGGAGAGCCGCTGCCGGGCGTGAAGGGCCTGCGCTTCCCGACCGGAACCCAGATCGCCGCTTGGAAGGCCTACGAGGACGGCCTGATCGAAGTGCAGGACCATGGTAGCCAATTGGCTTGCATGGCTGTCGGCGCGCAGCCAGGCGAGACGGTGATCGATCTCTGTGCCGGGGCAGGGGGCAAGACCCTCGCCCTGGCCGCCGCCATGGCCAACGAGGGCACGCTGGTCGCCGCCGATACCGACCGCCGCCGACTCTCGCAGCTGGGGCCGCGGGCGGAGCGCGCCGGAGCGCGGATTGCCGCCGAAGTGCTGCTCGATCCCGGCAAGGAGCTGGAAGCGCTGGCAGAGTGGGAGGGCAAGGCTGATCGGGTGCTGGTCGATGCCCCGTGCTCGGGCACCGGCACCTGGCGCCGCAATCCCGAAGCCCGCTGGCGCCTGGACGAGCGCGAGTTGTCACGACTTGTCAAAGTCCAGTCACACCTGCTTGAAATCGCTTCAAAGCTGGTCAAGCCGGGTGGGTCGATAACCTACGTCACCTGCTCGCTGCTAGACGAAGAAGGCGCGCAGCAGGTCGAGAAATTCCTCGCCGCCAATCCGGACTGGCAGGCGCAGGATCCGGGCTTGCCGCTCGGCACGGCGCGCGGCCCCGGTGTGCGCCTGCTGCCGTCCCGCGACGGAACGGACGGATTTTTCATCGCACGTATAGCTAAGGCGTGTTAA
- a CDS encoding tetratricopeptide repeat protein, with product MRFGPVAAALSLALAVQASIGHAQQYQVDPRSAALVAEGRASLDAGDTQAAIDAFEAALAVDPGNTQVYLELANAARADGLQGKAIHYYREAQERDPENLAAISGEGEALVEKGALSAARQNLERLESLCGETCIETVQLSAAIDRGPPVMTAEAVSADDEVTQN from the coding sequence ATGCGTTTCGGACCTGTCGCTGCTGCCCTGTCGCTCGCCCTCGCCGTGCAGGCGAGTATTGGCCACGCGCAGCAATACCAGGTCGATCCGCGCTCTGCCGCGCTGGTGGCGGAAGGCCGCGCTTCGCTCGACGCCGGTGACACGCAGGCGGCCATCGACGCGTTCGAGGCCGCGCTGGCGGTCGATCCGGGCAACACGCAGGTCTATCTCGAGCTGGCCAATGCCGCGCGTGCCGACGGCCTGCAGGGCAAGGCGATCCACTATTACCGCGAAGCGCAGGAGCGCGATCCGGAGAACCTCGCCGCGATTTCGGGCGAAGGTGAGGCACTGGTCGAAAAGGGCGCGCTGAGCGCCGCTCGCCAGAACCTGGAACGGCTGGAAAGCCTGTGCGGCGAAACCTGCATCGAGACCGTGCAGCTGAGCGCTGCCATCGATCGCGGCCCGCCGGTGATGACCGCCGAAGCGGTCAGCGCCGACGACGAGGTTACTCAGAACTGA
- a CDS encoding RNA pyrophosphohydrolase: MSRADRYEYRPCVGTMMINALGEAFVGKRIDNKEGDWWQMPQGGVDDGEDLAEAMVRELAEETGVQRQHLEIVHQLEEELYYDLPEELHGKLWGGKFKGQRQAWFLVRFNGSDSDIDLEAHKHPEFCEWKWVDPDLLPELIVPFKREVYETVVAGFRSKLSSE; this comes from the coding sequence ATGAGCAGAGCAGATCGTTACGAATACCGCCCGTGCGTCGGCACGATGATGATCAACGCCCTTGGCGAAGCTTTCGTCGGCAAGCGCATCGACAACAAGGAAGGCGACTGGTGGCAGATGCCCCAGGGCGGCGTCGACGATGGCGAGGACCTGGCCGAGGCCATGGTGCGCGAACTGGCGGAAGAAACCGGCGTGCAGCGCCAGCACCTCGAAATCGTCCACCAGCTGGAGGAAGAGCTCTACTACGACCTGCCCGAAGAGCTGCACGGCAAGCTGTGGGGCGGCAAGTTCAAGGGTCAGCGGCAGGCGTGGTTCCTCGTGCGCTTCAACGGCAGCGACAGCGACATCGACCTGGAGGCGCACAAGCACCCGGAGTTCTGCGAATGGAAATGGGTCGACCCCGACCTGCTGCCGGAGCTGATCGTGCCCTTCAAGCGCGAGGTTTACGAAACCGTGGTTGCCGGTTTCAGAAGCAAACTCAGTTCTGAGTAA
- a CDS encoding 2-oxoacid:acceptor oxidoreductase subunit alpha, which yields MATQTAETRPDLSTQDAIVVRFAGDSGDGMQLTGGQFTLSTALAGNDLATFPDFPAEIRAPQGTLFGVSAFQINFGSRQISTAGDAPDVLVAMNPAALKVNLASLKPGGLIIADTGAFTKRNLDKAEYESNPLEDGSLAKYDLLAFDISERTIEAVKPFGLGNKDALRSKNMWTLGLALWMFDRPREPIHDWLKAKFKSKPEIADANIAALDAGHAYGETAELAGPLQQVTMPPMPAEPGLYRTITGAEAVSLGLVAGAQLAELPMFFGGYPITPASAILHHLARLKEFGVTTFQAEDEIAAICAAIGASYAGQLGVTSSSGPGIALKGEAMGLAIMVELPLVIVNSQRGGPSTGLPTKTEQSDLYQAVYGRNGDAPMPVIAARSPADAFEVAIEACRIAVEYMTPVMLLTDGYIANAAEPWKVPDPDAFEPFPAKFLEQLPEGAAFHPYARDAKGARPWVKPGTPGLLHRVGGIEKHELTGNIDYSPANHQRMTELRRDKVLGVAVPDQQVSLGDDTGELAVVGWGSTYGPIRQAVGRWIEKGRKVSHIHVRNIWPLPGNLGELLGGFDKVLVPEMNTGQFKTVLRDQLLVDAESLTKTSGQPFQIAELEAAIGERLA from the coding sequence ATGGCAACCCAGACGGCCGAAACCAGGCCTGACCTTTCCACCCAGGACGCAATCGTCGTTCGCTTCGCTGGCGACAGCGGCGACGGCATGCAGCTGACCGGCGGGCAGTTCACCCTGTCCACCGCGCTGGCCGGTAACGACCTCGCGACCTTCCCCGATTTCCCCGCCGAGATCCGCGCGCCGCAGGGCACGCTGTTCGGCGTGTCGGCGTTCCAGATCAACTTCGGCAGTCGCCAGATCTCGACCGCGGGCGACGCGCCCGACGTGCTGGTGGCGATGAACCCGGCGGCGCTGAAGGTGAACCTCGCCTCGCTGAAGCCCGGCGGCCTGATCATCGCCGACACCGGCGCCTTCACCAAGCGCAACCTCGACAAGGCGGAATACGAGAGCAACCCGCTGGAAGACGGCAGCCTGGCGAAATACGACCTGCTGGCCTTCGACATTTCCGAACGCACCATCGAAGCGGTGAAGCCCTTCGGCCTTGGCAACAAGGACGCGCTGCGGTCCAAGAACATGTGGACGCTGGGGCTGGCGCTGTGGATGTTCGATCGACCGCGCGAACCGATCCACGACTGGCTGAAGGCCAAGTTCAAGTCCAAGCCGGAAATTGCCGACGCCAACATCGCCGCGCTCGACGCCGGCCATGCCTATGGCGAGACTGCCGAGCTGGCCGGGCCGCTGCAGCAGGTGACCATGCCGCCGATGCCCGCCGAGCCGGGCCTCTACCGCACCATTACCGGCGCAGAAGCCGTGTCGCTGGGCCTTGTCGCCGGGGCGCAGCTGGCGGAACTGCCGATGTTCTTCGGCGGCTATCCGATCACGCCGGCCTCGGCGATCCTGCACCACCTCGCGCGGCTGAAGGAATTCGGCGTCACCACCTTCCAGGCGGAAGACGAGATTGCCGCGATCTGCGCCGCCATCGGCGCCAGCTATGCCGGCCAACTGGGCGTCACCAGCTCGTCCGGCCCCGGCATTGCGCTGAAGGGCGAGGCGATGGGCCTCGCCATCATGGTGGAACTGCCGCTGGTGATCGTGAACAGCCAGCGTGGCGGCCCCTCCACCGGCCTGCCGACAAAGACCGAGCAGAGCGACCTCTACCAGGCCGTCTATGGCCGCAACGGCGATGCGCCGATGCCCGTCATCGCCGCTCGCTCGCCTGCCGATGCCTTCGAAGTCGCCATCGAGGCCTGCCGTATCGCGGTGGAATACATGACCCCCGTCATGCTGCTGACCGACGGCTATATCGCCAATGCGGCAGAGCCGTGGAAGGTGCCCGATCCGGACGCGTTCGAACCGTTCCCGGCCAAGTTCCTCGAACAGCTGCCCGAAGGCGCCGCATTCCACCCCTATGCCCGCGACGCCAAGGGCGCACGGCCGTGGGTGAAGCCGGGCACGCCGGGCCTGCTGCACCGGGTCGGCGGCATCGAGAAGCACGAGCTGACCGGCAATATCGATTACTCGCCGGCCAACCACCAGAGGATGACCGAACTGCGCCGCGACAAGGTGCTGGGCGTTGCCGTGCCGGACCAGCAGGTCTCGCTGGGCGACGATACGGGCGAGCTGGCCGTGGTCGGCTGGGGCAGCACCTATGGCCCGATCCGCCAGGCCGTGGGCCGCTGGATCGAGAAGGGCCGCAAGGTCAGCCACATCCATGTCCGCAACATCTGGCCGCTGCCGGGCAACCTGGGCGAGCTGCTGGGCGGCTTCGACAAGGTGCTGGTGCCCGAGATGAACACCGGCCAGTTCAAGACCGTGCTGCGCGACCAGCTGCTGGTCGACGCCGAAAGCCTGACCAAGACGAGCGGCCAGCCGTTCCAGATCGCCGAACTTGAAGCTGCCATCGGGGAGCGCCTCGCATGA
- a CDS encoding 2-oxoacid:ferredoxin oxidoreductase subunit beta: MNDMTPVETTLKDWETDQEVRWCPGCGDYAILKAVQRTMPQLGADPKNTVFVSGIGCSSRFPYYMETYGFHTIHGRAPAFATGIKLANPDLDVWLVTGDGDGLSIGGNHLMHVLRRNVNMQIMLFNNEIYGLTKGQFSPTSRIGTRSPSTPVGSFDRPINPCSFALGANARFVARGFDVSKKLPDVLKAAHAHQGAAFIEIFQNCIVYNKDVFDGFAAPKGAEDFQLWLEDGEPMLFAGGTKGITLDREALELRVVDVVDGDWQAAGVIVHNVTNRSIAHMLVEMPFGEYPMALGVLYDDPRPTYEVAVAEERERATRGKENNLAKLLGTGQTWTVDGTAADPA, translated from the coding sequence ATGAACGACATGACGCCTGTCGAAACCACCCTGAAGGACTGGGAAACCGACCAGGAGGTGCGCTGGTGCCCGGGTTGCGGGGACTATGCCATCCTGAAGGCGGTGCAGCGCACCATGCCGCAGCTGGGCGCGGACCCGAAGAACACCGTCTTCGTGTCCGGCATCGGCTGCTCCAGCCGCTTTCCCTATTACATGGAGACCTACGGCTTCCACACCATCCACGGCCGAGCGCCGGCCTTTGCGACCGGCATCAAGCTGGCCAATCCGGACCTCGACGTGTGGCTGGTGACCGGTGACGGCGACGGCCTGTCGATCGGCGGCAACCACCTGATGCATGTCCTGCGGCGCAACGTGAACATGCAGATCATGCTGTTCAACAACGAGATCTACGGCCTGACCAAGGGCCAGTTCTCGCCCACCAGCCGCATCGGTACGCGCAGCCCGTCCACGCCGGTCGGCAGCTTCGACCGTCCGATCAACCCGTGCAGCTTTGCGCTGGGCGCCAATGCCCGGTTCGTGGCGCGCGGCTTCGACGTGTCGAAGAAGCTGCCCGACGTCTTGAAGGCCGCCCATGCCCACCAGGGCGCCGCCTTCATCGAGATCTTCCAGAACTGCATCGTCTACAACAAGGACGTGTTCGACGGTTTCGCCGCACCCAAGGGGGCGGAGGACTTCCAGCTGTGGCTGGAGGACGGCGAGCCGATGCTGTTCGCCGGCGGGACCAAGGGCATCACGCTCGATCGCGAGGCGCTGGAGCTTAGGGTGGTCGACGTTGTCGATGGCGATTGGCAGGCGGCGGGCGTGATCGTCCACAATGTCACCAACCGGTCCATCGCCCACATGCTGGTGGAAATGCCCTTCGGCGAATACCCGATGGCGCTGGGCGTGCTCTACGACGATCCGCGGCCGACCTACGAGGTAGCCGTGGCGGAAGAGCGTGAGCGGGCGACCAGGGGCAAGGAGAACAACCTCGCCAAGCTGCTCGGCACCGGCCAGACCTGGACCGTCGACGGCACGGCCGCCGATCCGGCCTAG
- a CDS encoding exopolysaccharide biosynthesis polyprenyl glycosylphosphotransferase, whose translation MAAPNDVIQDGRSLYRSFGLQVLACIVFGTLLPPFLYFGGRMASFENPTFQNSVIASMIALIAGIFFARRVNIYPGVKQLGAVLPTFIASFGFVALLILAFRFDYSNQVLLINFMASVLVYVGVMGLATKADTKILYTVPGGRIARLGNLGLETRKLLEPVLPNHRGAIIVADLHADHDDSWERLLATAALEGVPVFHFKQVYEAATGKVWIEHLAENSFGSLLPNMSFMRLKRLADIALVLLLLPILVLPLLLVAVLVKLDSHGPVLFRQERVGYRGRPFMVTKFRTMRCEELSESVEERRAKAMTGENDPRITKLGAFLRRTRIDELPQMLNILMGHMSWIGPRPEALELGNWYRQEIPFYDYRHIVRPGITGWAQVNQGHVTELQDIDAKLQYDFYYIKNFSYWLDFLILMRTAQVVLTGHGAK comes from the coding sequence ATGGCAGCTCCCAATGATGTGATCCAGGACGGCCGCAGCCTCTATCGGTCGTTTGGCTTGCAGGTGCTCGCCTGTATCGTCTTCGGCACCTTGCTGCCGCCATTCCTCTATTTCGGCGGCCGAATGGCCTCGTTCGAGAACCCCACGTTCCAGAACAGCGTCATCGCCTCGATGATCGCGCTGATCGCGGGGATCTTCTTCGCCCGACGGGTGAACATCTATCCCGGCGTCAAGCAGCTGGGCGCCGTGCTGCCCACCTTTATCGCCAGCTTCGGCTTCGTCGCCCTGCTCATCCTTGCCTTCCGCTTCGACTATTCGAACCAGGTGCTGCTGATCAATTTCATGGCCTCGGTGCTCGTCTATGTCGGCGTGATGGGGCTGGCGACCAAGGCCGACACCAAGATCCTCTACACCGTCCCCGGCGGCCGGATTGCCCGGCTCGGCAACCTGGGGCTGGAGACCCGCAAGCTGCTGGAGCCGGTGCTGCCCAACCACCGCGGGGCGATCATCGTGGCCGACCTGCACGCGGACCATGACGACAGCTGGGAACGGCTGCTCGCCACCGCTGCGCTGGAAGGCGTGCCGGTGTTCCATTTCAAGCAGGTTTACGAGGCAGCCACCGGCAAGGTGTGGATCGAACACCTCGCGGAAAACAGCTTCGGATCGCTGCTGCCGAACATGAGCTTCATGCGGCTGAAGCGCCTGGCCGATATCGCGCTGGTGCTGCTGCTGCTGCCGATTCTGGTGCTGCCGTTGCTGCTGGTGGCCGTGCTGGTGAAGCTGGATTCGCACGGTCCGGTGCTGTTCCGGCAGGAGCGGGTCGGTTATCGCGGGCGGCCCTTCATGGTCACCAAGTTCCGCACCATGCGCTGCGAGGAACTGTCCGAAAGTGTCGAGGAGCGGCGCGCCAAGGCGATGACCGGCGAAAACGATCCGCGCATCACCAAGCTGGGCGCCTTCCTGCGGCGCACGCGGATCGACGAACTGCCGCAGATGCTCAACATCCTGATGGGACACATGAGCTGGATCGGCCCGCGCCCGGAGGCGTTGGAACTGGGCAACTGGTACCGGCAGGAAATCCCATTCTACGACTACCGCCACATCGTGCGGCCAGGCATCACCGGCTGGGCACAGGTAAACCAGGGCCACGTCACCGAATTGCAGGACATCGACGCCAAGCTCCAGTACGACTTCTATTACATCAAGAACTTCTCGTACTGGCTGGATTTCCTGATCCTGATGCGCACCGCGCAGGTCGTGCTGACCGGCCACGGCGCGAAGTAA